Proteins encoded in a region of the Candidatus Komeilibacteria bacterium CG_4_10_14_0_2_um_filter_37_10 genome:
- a CDS encoding ABC transporter permease has protein sequence LLSLTIPITVSLLGNLDWGVVAGGYLGSLFLGAAYLALGMFISSLSKNQIISLLVAIVANFFFYIIGSSYVVDLFGTGLASVLSYLGLSSHFGNITKGVIDSRDLVYYLSFIGFFLFLNIKSLASRHWK, from the coding sequence CTACTTTCTTTGACGATACCAATCACTGTTTCATTATTAGGAAATTTGGATTGGGGTGTAGTAGCTGGCGGTTATTTAGGTTCGTTGTTTTTAGGAGCTGCCTATTTAGCGCTGGGTATGTTTATTTCATCTTTAAGTAAAAATCAAATCATCTCTTTATTGGTGGCCATTGTAGCTAATTTCTTTTTTTATATTATTGGCAGTAGTTACGTAGTTGATTTGTTTGGTACAGGCCTGGCTAGTGTTTTGAGTTATCTTGGCCTCAGCTCTCATTTTGGTAATATTACCAAAGGAGTTATTGATAGCCGTGATTTAGTTTACTACCTATCTTTTATCGGTTTCTTCCTTTTCTTAAATATTAAATCCTTAGCTTCCAGACATTGGAAATAA